The region AGGAGCTGCAGGATAGTATAAGAACAGTATAAGTACAAGGCTGCAGAATAGTGGCAGCTCCAGCCACTCCGATTGGAGAACactttgcaattaatttaatgttaCCGGCAAAAGCAATAAGCGAGAACGCGTAAACCGGAGAAATTAACGAGCAAACCACGACTGGAATGATCAAATATTaagcttttcttttgtttttttaaaagatttctcTTGTTTGTTTATCAGAGCGGCGGCGGCTTCGGATGTCGCGCACATTTCACCTGAATTCGCTTCGTCCCAAATCCAGCCAGTTATGTTTGAGGGTGGTCAGGTGTGGCTGTGTTTAACCTTGCCGGGAGACGAGGAATTGGGGCTGTAAAATTCCGGGGGCAGAGAGTTCGAGGGCAGCGACCAGAAGGCGTTTGGATCCTTGTTGACACTGGATGTTATGGCTCCTCGCTTGCAAGGGCTGTCAGTCCTGGTTCGGGTCTGTTTTTGTCTTGCGGGGCTGGTGGGAGTCGCTCTCTGCGCTTCCAAAGCAATGGTTTGCCAGGAGATTACGGTGCCCATGTGCAAAGGCATCGGTTACAATCACACCTACATGCCCAACCAGTTCAACCACGACAACCAAGACGAAGCGGGACTAGAGGTGCATCAGTTCTGGCCTCTGGTCGAGATCCAATGCTCCCCGGACCTGCGCTTCTTTCTCTGCAGTGTCTACACTCCCATCTGTTTAGCGGACTACATGAAACCTCTGCCACCTTGCAGATCCGTTTGCGAAAGGGCCAAGTCCGGCTGCTCCCCCCTGATGAGACAATATGGCTTTGCTTGGCCCGAAAGGATGAACTGCGACAAGTTGCCGGTGCTCGGAGATCAAGATAACTTGTGCATGGATTACAACAAGACCGAGGTGACCACAGTGTCGCCTCCGTTCCTGAAACCCACCGTGGCCCCTAAGGGTGCCAGCGGCAACAAGAACCCTTGGGCACATCCAGGTAACCAGCCTGCGTCGCCGGCGGACTGCCCTGGGAAATGTAGCTGCAAAGACCCTCTGGTCCCCATCTCCAAGGAGAGTCACCCACTGTACAACAAGATCAGGACCGGCCGCTTGCTGAATTGTGCCTTCCCCTGTTACGAGCCCTACTTTAACCAGGACGAGAGAACTTTCGCAACCTTATGGATAGGCCTGTGGTCTATCCTGTGCTTCATTTCCACTTTCACAACCGTCTCCACCTTCTTGATTGACATGGAGAGGTTCAAGTACCCAGAGCGGCCGATCATCTTCCTATCGGCTTGCTACCTGTTCGTGTCCATGGGTTACATCGTGCGGCTGGTAGCTGGTCACGGGAACGTGGcttgcaacaaggactacaaccaCATCCACTACGAGACCACGGGCCCCGCCCTCTGCACAGTGGTCTTCCTGCTCATCTACTTCTTCGGCATGGCCAGCTCCATCTGGTGGGTCATCTTATCTTTCACCTGGTTCCTGGCCGCGGGCATGAAATGGGGAAACGAGGCCATCGCGGGCTATTCCCAGTACTTCCACATGGCTGCTTGGCTGATCCCCAGCGTGAAGTCCATCGCCGTGCTGGCCCTGAGCTCCGTGGACGGCGACCCTGTGGCCGGCATCTGCTACGTGGGCAACCAGAACTTGGACAACCTCCGAGGATTCGTCCTGGCCCCGTTGGTGGTCTACCTGTTCACCGGGACAACCTTCCTCATGGCCGGATTCGTCTCTCTCTTCAGGATACGGAGCGTCATCAAACAAGGGGGCACCAAGACGGACAAACTGGAGAAACTGATGATCAGGATTGGGATCTTCACCGTGCTGTACACCGTGCCCGCCACCATCGTGGTGGCTTGCTTCATCTACGAGCAGCACTCCCGGGAGAGCTGGAAGGCGGCGCTGAGTTGTCCCTGTCCCGGGGCTGGAGATCACCCCAGGCCCGAGTACGCCGTCTTCATGCTGAAGTACTTCATGTGCCTGGTGGTGGGCATCACCTCTGGCGTGTGGATTTGGTCCGGGAAGACCTTGGAATCGTGGAGACGGTTCACCAGCAGATGTTGCCGGGGCAGGAAGCTGACCGGTACGTCCATGTACAGTCAGGCCAGCACTGCACTGACAACCAGGACTGGAGCAATCGGCACGGCCACCTACCACAAACAACTCGCCCACTCGCACACATGATGCCCGGGTGCTGGTCTGGGAGCCACGCGTGCttatacatattgtaaataaatAACGTATATTATATATACCGAGGTACACCCAGCCGAGGTGATGTTTCTCTCTGGTGAGTCTATTGCACTGTGACTTGTATTTGATGAGTTTCTGAATTGCCCGCAGGCTCCGAGTCGCGGGTAACTAACTGCTTATTAAAAGCTCCCGGCACAGTTGCTTTTCAAAACAGTGGCGCTGGAGAGAGAGGCGAACTCTCCAGTTTGCGTTTGCGACCTGCCCGAGTTCCATCCGCACTGAGCTAAAGTTGCGATCTGTTCTCTCCCGGCGAGTTGGTCTAAGGACCATTGCTTTGTGGCGGTCGTAGACTGTCGTGGACTGTCGTGTGACGCCCATGGCGCTGAGTCTAAGTCCCAGCGGTGTCTATTGGGTGATGTTTGATGAGAATgaatccctctctcctagatgctgcctgacctgctgagttactccagcattttgtgatatcaacAATAATCCAGGTCTCCAAGCCGTCCCCGACCTTAGTTGAGTTCTTGTTTGGTCCTAATGCCGGCGGAAAACGTTATTAGGCGAGACCCCTCCCACTGTCACCTGGTCGGGAGACcctgttatagtcatagagtgacacagtgtggaaacaggcccttcggcccaacttgcccacaccggccaacatgtcccagctacactagtcccacctgcccgcgtttgatctatatccctccaaacctgtcctatccatgtaccatgtatCTGTTGAGAAAAGTAAACAGGGATTTGGCCGGACTGACCTATGAGCGCCCATTCCAGACGCCAGTGCTTTAAAGACCATTCAATATCTGACTCACGGCAAGGGGAAGGGTGCCATTATGTTACATTCGTAATAGAGTCCCGTGTCTTGCGCGAAAGGAACAAGTGACAAAGAAACCAGAGATAATCATAAATATGTTGCTGAATAGTTCATTTTAAAGCGGGCAAAATTGCCAGCGTCTAGTGATAATAGAGCAAACCCCTTAAACCCAACCAGCCCGATACTAATGTTCATCACTTCTTAGACAGAGGATCCTTAaacttaagagtaaattggagtaAGAATGAAAAAAATAATCAGGCTGCAGGTGAACTGGCAGCAAAATAACCCAGACATAAGGGCAGGAAGGAGTCTTGTTGCTGCAGCTGGTTCAATCGGGAATTTTGCTTTGTAAATGTGACCACCTTATCTAATGAAAGGGAGAGCAAAAAAACACACAAGTAGTGATCAAATGCAGAGCATGTCGTGACAACTGTGTCTCCTGTCAGGCTGCTGCTGGGCTCTGTAGTGTCCAGGATTATCTGTAGTCTTTTGTGGAGTGTTAAAGCTAAATTATGTTGACTGGGTAGCTGGAATCTATTGTTCCTGCGATCTGCTTCGCTTGCTTGTGGTTTGGACAAGGTCTGCTAGCCCAGGCACGGGGTATGTTTGCACCTTCCTGTGCACTTGGACCTTTTCTATTGGGAACCCCATTCAAATTCTGATTCAATTTACTCAATTTGTTATCCACTTTTATTTTTGGCAGTACTATAATAGACTGCTAATTGGTTTCTTGCAGTTGTAAGCATCTTCGCACAGCGGGATACCTCATTGAATTTTCTCTTTAGCTATTGATTCTGATTTTAACTCAGAGAGATCCAgcctggaaacagccccttcagcccactcagTTTATGCTGACCAccaaacacccatttacactaaattGACACAAATCTCATTTTCTATTCTCCTCATATTCCCATCAAATCCTCAAAATTTCATCTCTCACCAACACACTtgaaggaaaccagagtgcccagGGAAtcgcacacagtcacagggagaatatgcaaactccacagacagtaccggaggtggggattgaacctgggactaccAGCAGTGTCATGGATTTAGGGAGAATGTTTGGAAGGAACAGAAAGTTGATCTATATTGGGACTTAGTGCTGGAGGCTTGTACACACAAACACTGCAAACCATGCTGGCTATTCAAACATGTTGGGCATCACAGTGGTGCCAGCATTTATCCTGGAAGACATGTGGACCGAGGCAAAGAGCTCCTTCAAACCACTTTATTGTGAAAGCATGGCACTAATCCAGTCCTCATACATACAATTGCTTAGAAATTTATAACGCTTCATTTTTCAGCTCTGTTTGATTGTGAATAGGAAGATTGTTTGGCATGAAATGCAATTCAAACTGTTTTCAGGTTATTTGGGATCTGGAAATTCAAGCTGTTGTGGGTGCAAGTCACACTTTTGTCTACTATTGCAATTTGTGTTTGTAGGGCACAGAGGCTAACGTGTGatccctttggaaacttttacggGAATTTGGTCCATATTGTCCTGGGAGGGTGATCAGTCAGAGGAGGAATGGGCATGTAGCTTCCTCTTAAGGCTGAATACACTGCAGCTTCCAAATCTCTTTTGGCTCCTCTCACATatttcaagttaaaggtgtacTCACGGGCATCGCATGGGCTCCGGCTATACCTGCCTTTATGTTGGTTACTTGGACAGTCCTTGTTCCACTGGCACCATCCCAACTCTTTCTtcactacatcgatgactgcatcgtGATGCAGATCTGTGCAGAActcgttgatttcattaactttaccagtaacttccaccctgccctcaaattcacttggactatctcatgGTTCAAGGttttaaggtcagtttattgccacgtgtaccaattaaggtacagtgaaattcgaattaccatacagccatactaaaaaaaagcatcaagacacacaactacataaaagttaacataaacatccaccacagcggattccccacattcctcactgtgatggaaggcaatgaagtccaaacctcttcctcttttattctccggggcagttgaaccattcaCAGTaggagcgatcgaagctcccccagccggcggtcgaagcccccgcgtggGGGCAATTGAAGCTCCCGTGTCCGGGCGGTCGaagcttggagttcccaaagtcggtctctaaccagagaccatgagctccgtgatgttaaagtccacaggctcctgcggttggagccccaaagtcgatccctgacagggattgcgagctccgtgatgttaagtcccgtcgGCTCCTGCTGTGGAGTTCACGAAGTCAGTCTCCaggagaggccgccaactcctcgatgttaggccgcagtgcagacggagatacgatttggaaaaaaaaatcgcatctccatcgaggtaagagattagaaaatgtttcccccactaccccccccccccccacataaaacaagctaaagaatactaaattcatacatttaacacatacaaacaaacaacaaagaaggaaggaacagattgttggcgagggagccattgctggcgccacctggtggtctgAAACATCTCTCTGCTTTCTTGATCCATGTCTTCATCACAatggatagactatcgactgacgtctactaCATACCCACCAACTCCTACAGTTATCCGGACCaaacctccccccaccctgcctcttgcaaagacactctcccctactctcaatttccccATCTATGCCACATATGCTcctaagatgaggctttccattctaggacatctgagaGGTCCTCTTCCTTTAAtaaatgtggtttcccccctGCTGCCATAGTGGGACCCCTCGCCGTGAGTCCTCTGTGTCCTGTTCTGTtctcgctcccccaccccccaggtGGAACAATGATAGAATTCCCCAGatcctcacccttcaccccacCAACATCGgcttccaacacatcattctccaacatcactgtcacctccaacgtgaaCCCACCagcggtcacatcttcccatccccagccCTTCTTCTGCAGGGACCGCATCCTCCTCATATCGTTAGTTCACATCGCTTCCCTCCCTTATATCCATCCAGGGATTCCAgcagacccgaaatatcatccatccatattctccggaggtgctgcctgactcgctgagttactccagcacttggtgtcttcatTTTATCCTGTAGATTCCAACTCACTGTTGAAGATGGCTGgaagagttggggtgggggggggggggggtagtttgaCTACAAATCCACAATGACCTCTCTCCCTAGTTTCAGAGACATATATTGGCCTCCGATCCACCAATAGCACCTCCTAATCTCTGCAACCTCTCCCAGTCCTATGTGTTGTCTCCACCATTACATGTGCACCTTCACCCCCAAAGGTCCTGAACTCCGGAACTGCATCAGCACACTTAAGACATTCACTACAAACCACCCATTTGACCACCAGTCATAAAATCTCAAGTGGTTTATTATCACACCTGTGCGTAACAAGGCACCTGAAGCACATGGCATAACATGTTGCTGGATAACTCAGTGATtcatgatgctgcccgacctgatgagttcctccagcacttcctgttttgctcaagattccagcatctgcaattccatgtgTCTCCAGCATATTTTACTATCTCAACAGCACAATATAAATGCAATTTATCGTAGAATATCAGTAATGAATGGTAAAGTAAGTCCAGTTCCCTCCTTGGACAATGGTAAGGATTCCAAATGAACAGGAAAGGAGACACACATgcaacacgcacacatgcacatacaccgatcagccaaaacattatgaccactgacaggcgaagtgaataacattaattatcttgttacaatggcacctgtcaaggagtgggatatattaggcagcaagtgaacagtcagttcttgaattgatgtgttggatgcaggagaaatgggcaagaataaagacctgagcgactttgacaagggccaaattgttatgggcagacggcaaggcttgtggggtgtttccggtcagcagtggtgagtacctactgacagtggtccgaggagggacaaaccacaaactggcaacAGGGTGttcggcgcccaaggctcatcaatgcgcgaaggcaacgaaggctatcccgtctggtccgaaccgacagaaggtctattatggcacaagtcacagaaaattttaatggtggtcacgggaggaatgtgtcacaatacacagtgcatcgcaccctgctgcgtatgaggATGtagacggaggaccaacagcatattaggtaggtggtcataatgtttcggctgaaCGGTGTATTTCGGAACAGCATTATGATGGCAGATACCATAACCCTTCAAATTAATGTTTTCAGCAAAACACAGGCAATGGTTTACCTTTAATTATTTGCAATCTAGTCTTTACAATGCTGGTCGCAGTGTGCATGCACCTCTTTTGTATGTGCACATTACAAATTCACTGCCCTCTTGTTATTCAAACTTCACAGCCCAGTAGTAGCTAATTCGGCCTAGGGTCTCTGCGTCATTCTAATTAATCCCACAGCTCCTGCCCTGTTGCCATAGTTCTGCATGCTTTTCCTTTGCATATATacaattaatttaaatatttatctCTTGAACATAATCACCAAATCAGATCATCTGGTAATTGCTGTGTtgcttgtgggagcttgctgtgttgAAATTGGTGTCCTTTTCCTGCATTACAATGGTAGCTCCATTATAACTTCCTTGGCTGTCAAACAGTTTGTAACCGAAGAATTTTGACTATTTCTTCTTCCTTTAAGGGGTTTTGATGGataaatctattttttttaaaaattaccctAGATTCTGTATCCACCACCCTTGGAGGAAGAGTATTTTGATCTTGATCATCACGGTACCAGTGACCAATAGGTTACTGAATTGTTTCAAACCCTACTTACATGGAATGGTTCATCTCATGAGTCAGTGGCTGTGCTCTATTCACTGGTATATACAACAAAAGGACTAGCCGTTTGAAAGAAAGAAAGGTTTGCAATTGAAAGCAATTTTCACGGTCTCAGGTTGTTCCAAAGCACTTTGCACCCAATCAAGATATAGTCTGTGTTATCAAATAGGATCAGTGACAGGTAATTTGGATGCAAGAGATCCTATATACCACTTCATCATCTCCTCAGGCAGTTTCTTAGCTTGAAAATATCTTGTCTCCATTCGCTTGTGAGGAGTAGAGGATGCCCACGTGGGAATCTTTTAAGGTGGGCAAGTGTCACTCTGGCTACCAAGTGGACCTACCAGAGACAAGACTTACCAAGGGCAAGAAGGTCCAGGACAACTCGAGGGCCAGCTGTACTCGATTTTAGCATAGAcggacggacacacacacacacacatgaatttTCCCCACGCCATCTTACTGTGCCTCCATTCCTCATCACCCCAACTCTGATCCCCGCCTTCAGTTCATCCCCCTCCCTCGACTCCCACCCCCTTTCTtttggactggggggg is a window of Rhinoraja longicauda isolate Sanriku21f chromosome 8, sRhiLon1.1, whole genome shotgun sequence DNA encoding:
- the LOC144595855 gene encoding frizzled-5-like, with the protein product MAPRLQGLSVLVRVCFCLAGLVGVALCASKAMVCQEITVPMCKGIGYNHTYMPNQFNHDNQDEAGLEVHQFWPLVEIQCSPDLRFFLCSVYTPICLADYMKPLPPCRSVCERAKSGCSPLMRQYGFAWPERMNCDKLPVLGDQDNLCMDYNKTEVTTVSPPFLKPTVAPKGASGNKNPWAHPGNQPASPADCPGKCSCKDPLVPISKESHPLYNKIRTGRLLNCAFPCYEPYFNQDERTFATLWIGLWSILCFISTFTTVSTFLIDMERFKYPERPIIFLSACYLFVSMGYIVRLVAGHGNVACNKDYNHIHYETTGPALCTVVFLLIYFFGMASSIWWVILSFTWFLAAGMKWGNEAIAGYSQYFHMAAWLIPSVKSIAVLALSSVDGDPVAGICYVGNQNLDNLRGFVLAPLVVYLFTGTTFLMAGFVSLFRIRSVIKQGGTKTDKLEKLMIRIGIFTVLYTVPATIVVACFIYEQHSRESWKAALSCPCPGAGDHPRPEYAVFMLKYFMCLVVGITSGVWIWSGKTLESWRRFTSRCCRGRKLTGTSMYSQASTALTTRTGAIGTATYHKQLAHSHT